The Alistipes finegoldii DSM 17242 DNA segment GCTTGAGGATCATACCGCCGTACTTCTCCTTCCATTCCCAAGCGTATTCGAGGAACTTTTCGCGCGAGAGCGACGATTTTTCGATGCCCTTTTCGTGCAGCATCGCCACGACCTTGGCCTCGGTGGCGATCGACGCGTGGTCCATGCCCGGCACCCAGCAGGCGTTCCTGCCCGACATGCGGGCGCGGCGCACCAGCACGTCCTGCAGCGTGTTGTTGAGCATGTGACCCATGTGGAGCATGCCCGTTACGTTGGGGGGCGGAATTACGATCGTATAGGGTTCGCGCTGATCGGGTTCCGAGTGAAACAAGCGTTTTTCGATCCAGTAGTCGTACCATTTCGACTCGATCTCCTGCGGCGAGTATTTGTCTGCGATTTGCATAGGGATGAAATTGTTTTACTTCGTTATTTGACCTGCAAAGTTATTAACATTCTGTCAAAGATGAAATAAATATGACTAAAAAATCGTTACCTTTGCGACATTATATATTTGTAAGCTATGAGTAAAAAAGATAAATTCGAAACAATCGAAGTCGAAGACGTGAACCTGCTTCCCGATCTGCTCGACGGCAATCACCGCGTGATCCCCATCGTGACGGGCGGTGACGAAGTCGTCGAAGAGGTGGAGGTTCCTGAGATCATTCCGATTCTCACGCTGCGCAGCTCCGTGCTCTTTCCCGGCGCCATCACCCCCATTACGGTGGGCCGCGACAAGAGCATCAGTCTGGTGCGCGCCGTGAATGCCGAAGGCGGTATTCTGGGCGCCGTGCTGCAGCGCGAAAGCGACGTCGAAGACCCCGCGCCGGACGACATGTACAAGGTCGGCACCGCGGCGCGCATCATCAAGATTCTCGAAATGCCCAACGGCAACCTCACGGTGATCCTGAACGGCTTGGAGAAGGTCGAGATCCGCGAATACATTACTACCGAACCCTACTTCCGGGCCCGTGTCACCGCACTGCGCGATACCACGCCCGATCTGAAGAGCGTCGAGTTCGAAGCCCTCGTGGACTCGATCCGCGACGTGGCGCTCAATATCATCAACGTCTCGCCGTCGATGCCCAAGGAGGCGGCGTTCGCCATTAAGAACATCGACTCCAAGCGCGGCATCATCAACTTCATCTGCTCGAACATGGAGCTGACGGACGAGGACCGCCAGTCGCTGCTGGAAGCCCCCGGCCTGCTGGCCCGCGCCCGCAAGCTGCTCGAAATACTGATCCGCGAGCAGCAGCTGGCCGAGTTGAAAAACCAGATTCAGGAGCGCGTGAAGCAGGAGATCGACAAGCAGCAGCGCGACTACTACCTCCAGCAGCAGATGCGCACGATTCAGGACGAGCTGGGCGACGGCGCCGACGCCGACATCGAGAAGATGCGCGAGGAGGCCAAGAAGAAGAACTGGCCCAAGGAGGTCGGCGAGACCTTCGAGAAGGAGTTGCAGAAAGTCGAGCGGCTGAACCCCGCCGTAGCCGAGTATTCGGTGCAGATGACCTATCTGCAACTGTTGCTCGAACTGCCGTGGAACGACACGACCAAGGACAACCTCGACCTCAAGTGCGCCCGTGAACAGCTCGACCGCGACCATTTCGGTCTGGACGAGGTGAAGGAGCGTATTCTGGAGCATTTGGCTGTCATCAAGCTCAAGGGCGACCTCAAGTCGCCGATCCTCTGCCTCTACGGCCCTCCGGGCGTGGGCAAGACCTCGCTGGGCAAGTCGGTGGCGGCGGCGCTGGGCCGCAAGTTCGGCCGCATTTCGCTGGGCGGCCTGCACGACGAGTCCGAGATTCGCGGACACCGCCGCACCTACATCGGCGCCATGCCGGGCCGGATCATCCAGACCATCAAGCGGTGCGGTTCGTCGAACCCCGTGATTATCCTCGACGAGGTGGACAAGGTGACCGTTTCGAACCACGGCGACCCGTCGAGCGCACTGCTCGAAGTGCTCGATCCGGAACAGAACACCACCTTCCACGACAACTATATCGACATGGAGTACGACTTGTCGAAGGTGCTCTTCATCGCCACGGCCAACAACGTGGCCAACATCGCCCCGGCCCTGCGCGACCGTATGGAGATGATCAACATTCCGGGCTATCTGGTCGAGGAGAAGATCCGCATCGCTTTGGACCACCTGCTGCCCAAGCAGCGCGAGGCCCACGGCATCAAGGAGCAGGAACTCGTGATGACGCCCCAAATCGTCGAAGGCATCATCTCCGGCTACACCCGCGAGTCGGGCGTTCGCTCGCTCGACAAGCTGCTGGCTAAGATCGCCCGCGCCCGCGCCAAGCAGATCGCTTTCGACGAAGCCTTCGCGCCCGAAATCACGGCCAAGGACGTCGAGAAGATTCTCGGCATGCCCAAGTTCCTCCGCGAGGAGTACGAAGTGGGCGGCATGACAGGCGTGGTGACGGGTCTTGCGTGGACCGAGGTCGGCGGCGACATCCTCTACATCGAATCGGTGCTGACTCCCGGTAAGGGCAAAGTCAGCCTGACGGGTAATCTGGGCGAGGTGATGAAGGAGTCGGCGACGATCGCCCACGAGTGGGTGATGGCCCACCACGCGGAGCTGGGAATCGACGCTTCGGCGTTCGAGAAGAACGACATCAATATCCACGTGCCGGAGGGGGCGATTCCGAAGGACGGGCCGTCGGCCGGTATCACGATGGTGACCTCGATCGTCTCGACCTACACCGGACGCAAGGTGCGGGAGCGTATCGCCATGACGGGCGAAACGACCCTCCGCGGCCGCGTGATGCCCGTGGGCGGCGTCAGGGAGAAGATTCTGGCGGCCAAGCGCGCCGGCATCACCGAACTGATCCTTTCGGAGGAGAACCGCAAGGACATCGCCGAGATCAAACCCGAATACGTCGAAGGGCTGACGTTCCATTACGTGAAGACCAACGACGAAGTGCTGAAACTGGCGCTCGTCTGAAGCGAAGATGCAAGTAAAAGGTGAAAAGTTTTGATTTTCACCTTTTACTTTTTATTTTTATGGCTAAATAACCGAGACGATGAAATTTATCGCAATCATACCGGCGCGTTACGGCTCGACGCGCTTTCCGGGCAAGCCGCTGGCGATGCTGGGCGGCAGGCCCGTCATTCAGCGCGTCTATGAGCAGGTGGCGGGCGTGTTGGACGACGCCGTGGTCGCCACCGACGATGAGCGTATCTACGATACCGTGCTCGCTTTCGGCGGCCGGGCCGAGATGACCTCGCCGGACCACAAAAGCGGCACCGACCGTTGCTGGGAAGCCTATCTCAAACAGGGCAAGACCTACGACGTGGTGGTCAATGTGCAGGGCGACGAACCTTTTGTCCGGGCCTCGCAGCTGGAAGCCGTGAAACGCTGCTTCGACGATCCGGCGACCGACATCGCCACGCTGGTCAGGCCTTTCGCCGCGACGGACGGTCTCGAAGCCCTCGAAAATCCCAACTCCCCGAAAGTGGTGCTCGACGCGCAGTCGCGCGCCCTCTACTTCTCGCGTTCGGTGATCCCCTACTTGCGGGGCGTCGAACGGTCGGAGTGGCTGGCGCGCCATACGTTCTACAAGCATATCGGTCTCTATGCGTTCCGCACGGAGGTCCTGCGCGCGGTTACGGCCCTGCCGCAGTCCGCGCTCGAAAAGGCCGAGTCGCTCGAACAGCTTCGCTGGCTGGAGAACGGCTATAAGATCGGCGTGGGCGTTACCGATGCCGAGACCATCGGCATCGACACGCCCGAAGATCTGGAGAAGGCAGAAGCCTTCCTGATCAGGCATGGAAAATGAAAAGTCGGGAGTCGAAGCCCGGCTGCTTGGCGGGCGGCGGCTTCCCCGGCCTTTGTTCTTAACTCATAATCGAATCTTATGAAGATCAAATTTATCGCCGGACCGTGCGTCATCGAGTCTGTCGAACTGCTCGACACCGTGGCGCAGCGTCTTGTGGCGATCAACGAAAGACTCGGCGCGGACATCATTTTCAAGGCGTCGTTCGACAAGGCCAACCGCACCTCGATCTCGTCGTTCCGCGGCCCCGGACTCGAAAAGGGGCTTCGGATGCTCGCCGACGTGCGTGCGAAGTGGGGGCTGAAGCTGCTGACCGACATCCATGAATCGTGGCAGGCCGCGCCCGTGGGCGAAGTGGTCGACGTGATCCAGATTCCCGCGTTCCTCTGCCGCCAGACCGACCTGCTGGTCGCTGCCGCGAAGACGGGCAGGACGGTGAATATCAAGAAGGCGCAGTTCCTGTCGGGCGCCGACATGCTCTATCCCTACGAAAAGGCCCGCGATGCGGGCGCTTCGGAGATATGGCTCACCGAGCGCGGCAATATTTACGGCTACAACAACCTCGTCGTCGATTTCCGCAATATTGCGGACATGCTGCGCATCGCCCCGACCGTGGTGATGGACTGCACCCATTCGGTGCAGCGTCCCGGCGCCGCAGGCGGCAAGACGGGTGGCAACCGCGAATTCGTACCCGCCATGGCGCAGGCCGCCAAAGCCTTCGGCGCCAACGGCTTCTTCTTCGAAGTGCATCCCGACCCGGACCATGCCAAGAGCGACGGCCCGAACATGCTGCAGCTCGACGAACTGGAAAACCTCATTAAAACTCTGCTATAATGACCGATACCACGAAAGCCCAGATTCTCGATCTGGCCCGCAAGGCGATCAACACCGAACTGCTGGCGCTCAAGCGCATGAAGGAGACGTTGGGCGATAACTTCGCCGACGCCGTCGAAATGATCCTTTCGGGTCAGGGCAAATGTATCGTTACGGGCATGGGCAAGTCGGGGCTGGTGGGACGCAAGATCGCCGCGACGCTCGCCTCGACCGGTACGCCCAGCTTCTTCCTGCATCCCGGCGAAGCCTTTCACGGCGATCTGGGCATGATCTCGAAAGAGGATGTCGTGCTGGCGCTCTCCTATTCGGGCGAGACCGACGAAATCCTGAAAATCGTGCCTTTCATCCACTCCAACGGCAACAAGCTGATCTCGATGACCGGCAATCCCGAATCCGCGCTGGCCAAGAACTCCGACGTGCACCTCGACGTGAGCGTCGAAGAGGAAGCCTGCATCCTGCACCTCGCGCCGACGACCTCGACCACGGCGCAGATCGCCATGGGCGACGCGCTGGCCGTGTCGCTGATGCAGATGCGGGGCTTTACGAGCGTCGATTTCGCACGCCTGCATCCGGGCGGAAGCCTCGGACGCCGCCTGCTGATGACCGTCGGCAACGTGATGCGTTCGCACGATCTTCCGGTCGTGGCGCCCGATTGCTCGGCGACGGACATGATCCACGCCATCAGCAAGGGCGGACTGGGACTCATCATCATCTGCGACGGCGACCGCATCGAGGGCATCGTGACCGACGGCGACGTGCGCCGCGCCATGGAGCGCCGCCGCGCCGAGTTCTTCAACATCAAGGCCGCCGATATCGCTACGCCGAATCCGAAGACGATCTCTGCCGACCGGAAGCTGATCGAAGCCGAGAAGATGATGACCCGCAACAAGGTCACCTCGCTGCTCGTGACCGACGAAGCCGGCAAACTGCAGGGCGTGATCCAGATTTACGACATAAAACTGTAGCGGGTGTTCATCGTACTGCTGACTTACAAACTGCCGCTTGCGGAGGTCGAACGGCACCTCGCGGCGCACCGCGAATACCTCGACCGTCAGTATGCCGCAGGGACGTTTCTCTGTTCGGGGCCGCAGAATCCCCGGACGGGCGGCGTCATTCTCTGCCGCGCCGCGGACCGTGCTGCGGTCGAGACCCTGACGGCGGAGGACCCGTTCCGCATCCACGGCGTCGCCGATTACGAGATCATCGAATTCTCGCCCGTCAAACGCCTGCCCGGATTCGAAGCTTTCCTTTGATTTAACCGTTTGCTTAACCCGACCGATATGAAATCCTTCCTCTTCTCTCTTGCCGCGCTGGCCTTGTGCGGAGCCTGTTCGCAAAATACCGGGGTTACCTCCCCCGACGGCACGATCCGTCTGGCGTTCGCCGTAGACTCCGCCGGACGCATGACCTATTCGGTTACGGACGGCGGTGTCCGGCTGTTCGAACCCTCCCGACTGGGATTCGAAGCCGCCGAGGCCGATCTCGGCGGTGGTTTCGCCGTCGAGCATGTGTCGCGCACGAGCGTCGATGAGACGTGGACCCAGCCGTGGGGCGAGAACAAGGAGAACCGCAGCCGTTACAATGAAATGGCTGTGCGGCTGCGCAACGGCGGCGGCGTGCGGCTGACGCTGCGCTTCAGGCTCTTCGACGACGGGCTGGGATTCCGCTACGAATATGAAGCGTCCGGGGCGGATTCGCTCCGCGTGACGGACGAACTGACCGAATTCCGTTTCGCCGCCGACGGCGATTCGTGGACCATTCCCGCCAGCTTCGACACCTACGAACTGCTTTACCGCAAACTTCCGCTGAGCGAACTGGCCGACGCCAATACCCCCGCGACGTTCAAGGTCGGCGGCCTCTACGGCAGTATCCACGAAGCGGCCTTGTACGACTTTCCCGAAATGACGCTTCGCAAGACGTACGGACTTGCGTTCAAATCGGATCTCGCGCCTTTGCCCGACGGCACGAAAGCGCATGTCGGCAATAAATTTACGACCGCGTGGCGCACCGTGCAGCTGGCGCCCGATGCCGTGGGGCTGATCAATTCGTCGCTGATTCTCAATCTGAACGAACCTTCGAAGATCGGGGATACGAGCTGGATCCGTCCGATGAAGTACGTCGGCGTGTGGTGGGGCATGCACCTCGGCGTCGAGACGTGGGCGATGGACGACCGCCACGGCGCGACGACCGAAAACGCCAAACGCCATATCGACTTCGCGGCGGCCAACAATATTCAGGGAGTGCTGTTCGAGGGCTGGAACGAAGGCTGGGAGAACTGGGGCGGCAGCCAGTCGTTCGACTTCACGAAGCCCTATGCCGACTTCGACATCGCAGAGATCGTGCGTTACGCCCGCGAACGCGGGATCGAGATCATCGGCCATCACGAAACGGGCGGCAACATTCCCGATTACGAACGCCAGCTGGAGCGCGCCGTCAAATGGTACGCCGATTTGGGAATACACAACCTCAAAACGGGCTATGCCGGCGGTATCTCCGGCGGCAACAACCATCACGGGCAGTACATGGTGCGCCATTACCAGCACGTGGTCGAGACGGCCGCGAAATACCGGATGACGGTCAATGCGCACGAACCGATCAAGGACTGCGGCATCCGTCGCACGTGGCCCAACATGATGTCGCGCGAAGGTGCGCGCGGCAAGGAGTGGGATGCTTGGAGCGCGGGCAATCCGCCGTCGCACGAAGTGACGCTGCCTTTTACGCGCCTGCTCGCCGGGCCGATGGACTTCACGCCCGGCACGTTCGACATTCTCTATGAAAATACGCGCAACTCGCCGCGCCGCAAACTCTGGAACTGCGGTCCTGAGGTCGATATGCGCGTGAATACGACCCTTGCCAAGCAGATCGCCGAGTGGGTGATCATCTATTCGCCCGTGCAGATGGCTTCGGACCTGATCGAAAATTACGAGGGGCATCCCGCTTTCCGGTTCTTCCGCGACTTCGATGCGGACTGCGACTGGTCGCGCGCGCTGGCGGGCGAACCGGGCGAATTCGTCGCCGTGGTGCGCCGCGCGGGGGAGAATTATTTTCTGGGTGCGGCGACCGACGAACAGCCCCGCACGCTGTCGCTGCCGCTCGACTTCCTGAAACCCGGCACGAAATACCGCGCGACGATCTACGCCGACGGTCCCGATGCCGATTGGAAGACGAATCCCACTTCCTATACCATTTCGGAACGCGAGGTTTCATCCGCCGATACGCTCGAAGTGGCGATGGCTCCGGGCGGCGGGCAGGCCGTGAGCTTCATGCCCGCTATATAGCGGCGCAAGTCGTCGGGAACTCTCGGCCCCGAAGCCCTCAGCCCCGGATGTAATGCGGCATCTCGGCGGGTATTTCCATCGAAATCTCCACCAGACCGCCTACCTTGTCCCCGGTCCGCCAAGCCGTCTGATAGATCATCTTGCGGACTCCCTGTTTCTCGATGGTGTAGGCGTTCGAACCGCCCTCGGCCGTCAGGCGGCGGATGATTTCGCGCGAACGTTCGTTGTGGCAGCCGAAAAGATTGCTGCCGATCAGATTGCCGTGCCGGATATAGGTCGCACGGGCTTTCTCGTTCATGTAAAGGATCACGCCTTCGGTGTCGCAGACCGTGACGGCGCAGTTCATGCCGTCGGCCCAAGGGAAAGGATTTTCTGTCGTCATGGCTGTTCGTTTTGTGTCGGTGGGAAGAGAGCCCCTCTCCTTGCGGAAAGAGGACGGCTGCATCTGCGCGGGCCGAGGGTCACTGCTGTATCTTGACCAGCTGTTCGCGGTAGGCGTTCAGGATGCGGGATTTGGAGATGAAGCCCATGTAGCGGTTCTGTTTGTCCACGACGGGCAGCATCCACGTATGTTTGTCCTCGAACTTCTGGACGACGCTCTGGATGGCTTCATGCTCCAGAATCTTGTCGGGCGGCTGAATCATGTAGTCCGAAATCGGATGGCCGTATTTCTCGCGTTTGAACATGTCTTCGCGCAGGTCGTCCAGCTGGATGATGCCGAGCAGATGCCCGAAGTTGTCGATCACGGGGAAGATGTTGCGGCGCGCCGTCGAAATGATGTGTACGATGTCGCCCAGCGTGAAGTTCTCCCTGATGCGCAGGAAATCGGTCTCCATCAGTTCGTCGAGTTTCAGGAAGACGAAGACCGACTGGTCCTTGTCGTGGGTCAGCAGCTCCCCGCGCAGGCGCAGCTGCTTGGTGTAGATCGAATCCGGATCGAGGTAGTAGTCCACGGCGAACGAGATGCAGGCGGTGATCATCAGCGGAATGAACAGCCCGTAACCGTTCGAGAGTTCGGCGATCAGGAAGATCGAAGTCAGCGGCGCCTTCATCACGCCCGACATGACGCCCGCCATGCCGACCAGCGTGAACGAGACGATCGACACGTCCCAGTCGAAGAAGGCGCTGCACAGCAGGGCTATCGACGCGCCCGTGAATGCGCCCACGAACAGCGACGGGGCGAATGTTCCGCCCACGCCGCCCGCGGCGTTGGTCGAAGCCATGGCGATGACCTTGAAGAACATCGTGGCGATGACGAAGAGTATGACAACCCAGTCGATGTCGCTGAAACGGTAGAAGAGCGAATTGTCGAAGAGTTTTTCTGCCTGTCCGTGCATCAGCGAGGTGAATCCTTCGTAACCCTCGCCGTAGAGCGGCGGGAAAATGAAGATCAGGACTCCGAGCACGGTGCCCCCGACGATCCACTTCTTGTACTGCTTGTCGATCTTCTTGAAAAGCGTGCTCACGCGCAGGTTCGTCGAGGTGAAATACCACGACATCAGTCCGCAGCATACGCCCAGCAGGATGAAGAGCGGTATCTGCCAGAGTTCGAACGCATCTGCGGGTGCCAGCGTCACGGCCAGAATCGGGTCGAAGCCCCGCAGCATGAAGGCCATCGTCGTGGCCGTGATCGAGGCGATGAGCAGCGGAATGACCGATCCTGCGGTGATGTCGAGCATCAGGATTTCCAGCACGAACACCACGCCCGTGATCGGAGCCTTGAAAATGGCGGCCAGCGCCGCGCCGGCGCCGCAGCAGAGCAGCAGCGTGGTGTGCTTGTAGTTGAGCCGCGCGATCCGTCCGACATTCGAGCCGATGGCGGCTCCCGTCAGCACGATGGGAGCCTCAGGTCCCACCGAACCGCCGAATCCGATGGTCGTGGCGCCGCCGACGATCGAGGTCCAGCAGTTGTGGCCCGCGATGCGCGAATTGCGGCTCGACATGGCGTAGAGCACGCGCGTGACGCCCTCCGAAATATTGTCCCGGACGATGTATTTGACGAACAGCGTCGCCAGAATGATGCCGACGGCGGGGTAGATCAGGAACAGGATGTGGGCGCTGTCCACCGGAAACCAGTTGGTCAGTCCGTATTTGATGCCGTACAGCAGCATCTCGAACAGATAGGTGCCCACTCCGGCGAGCACGCCGACGACCACGGCCAGAAGCATCATGATCTGGCTGTTGCTCAGCCGCCTCGTGAGGCGGAGGAACGTGCGGTAGATGTGGTCGGCGCGTAAGTTCAAATCCGTCGTGGTTTTATTGCTGTTGCGGTTTTATTCCTTGTGTGCGAAATGTTCGGCCTGACTTGCGATCAGCTCCTTGTCGTCGAAGTAGTCGATCTTCATGGCGCGTTTCACGTCGGCGAGCGTTGCGGCGGCGACTTCGCGGGCCGCTTCCGACCCCGCGCGGAGGATTTCGTACACCTCGCCGATGCGTCCCTCGTAATATTTGCGGCGTTCGCGGAACGGCTCCAGCATCTCGTTCAGCACCGCGATCAGGAACTTCTTGACCTTCACGTCGCCCAAGCCTCCGCGGCGGTAGTGGGCTTTCAGCTCCTCCAGCGAAGGGTAGTCGGGCAGGTATTTCGGGAAGTGTTCGGGACGGCTGAAGGCGTCGAGGTAGGTGAATACCATGTTGCCCTCCACCTTGCCCGGATCCTCCACGCGCAGGTGGTCGGGATCGGTGTACATGCCCATGACCTTCTTCTTGATCTCATCGGCGCTGTCCGACAGGTAGATGCAGTTGCAGAGCGACTTCGACATCTTGGCTTTGCCGTCGGTTCCCGGCAGCCGCATGCAGACCGCGTTTTCGGGCAGCAGAATCTCCGGTTCGACCAGCGCGGGGCCGTATACCGTGTTGAATTTGTGGACGATTTCGCGCGTCTGCTCGATCATCGGCTCCTGATCCTCGCCTGCGGGTACGGTCGTGGCTTTGAAAGCCGTGATGTCCGCCGCCTGACTGATCGGGTATGTGAAGAATCCGACGGGAATGCCCTGACGCTGCTGGGTGTCGCCCTCCGTGTTGTTCTCGGCAAAGCCGCGCAGCTGGATTTCGGCCTTCACGGTCGGGTTGCGCTGCAGGCGCTGTACCGTGACGAGGTTCATATAGTAGAACGCCAGTTCGCACAGTTCGGGAATCTGCGACTGGATGAAAAGCGTCGATTTGTTCGGGTCGAGACCGACCGAAAGGTAGTCGAGGGCGACTTCGATGATGTTCTGGCGCACTTTTTCGGGGTTGTCGGCGTTGTCGGTCAGCGCCTGCGCGTCGGCGATCATGATGAAGATGCGTTCAAATTCGCCCGACTCCTGCAGTTCGACGCGGCGGCGCAGCGAACCCACGTAGTGTCCCAGATGAAGCCGGCCCGTCGGACGGTCGCCGGTAAGAATGATTTTTCCCATAAAACGATTAATCCTCCGCTTGACGAATTTAAGTTACGTATGGTTTCGGGGCAGCTCCAGAGATGCGGAATTCGCCAAGCTCGCATTACGGCATCCTCGATGCCGGTTCCACATCCGGAATCCTGCCCAAACTCCCTTTCTGCCGGGAGTTCCGGCTTCCCCGCGGCACTGAAACTGCGGTGAAAATCAGTGCCGGCTCTCGTTTTTTCGGTATTTTGTGGACAAACATACGAAAAAGCGCGCGAGCGACCTAATAAAGTTGTTGTTTATAGATTTTTTTTATATTTTTGCTCGTCGGAATAATTGTCTACTATGACTATAATTCAGCTTGAATACCTGTTGGCCGTAGCCAACTGCGGCAGTTTTTCGCTGGCCGCCGAACATTGTTTCGTGACCCAGCCCTCGCTGAGCATGCAGGTCAAAGCCCTCGAAGAGGAGCTGGGCGTGGTGCTGCTCGACCGTTCGAAGAAGCCCGTGATCCCGACCGAAGCGGGCGACGTGGTGCTGGAGCGTGCCCGCGAAACGCTGCGGGCCTATAACAACATCCGCGAATCGGTGGCCGAACTCAAGGGCGAGACGTCGGGTAAACTCCGGCTGGGCGTCATCCCGACCATTGCCCCGTACCTGCTGCACAAATTCATCCTCGCTTTCGTGCGCGATTATCCCAAAGTCGAACTGGAGATCTCCGAGATGATCACTTCCGACATCGTCGAGGCCCTCAAGCGCGACCGTATCGACGCGGCGCTGGTGGCCAGCGGCACCTGCGGCGAGGGGATTCTGGAGCAGGAACTCTTCAACGACCGTTTCTTCGCATACGTTTCGCCCGAAAACGCCCTTTATGAGCGCTCAAACATCCGCATCGAGGACATCGACCTGCGCGATCTGGTGATTCTGAGCGCAGGAAACTGTATGCGCGACCAGATCATCGAACTCTGTCAGGCCAAGCGCGACATGCCGTCGCACTACTCGTTCGAATCGGGTTCGCTCGATACGCTCATGCGCATCGTGGACTGCACGTCGTGTCTTACGATCATTCCCGAAATGGCTGTCGAATACATTCCCGCGGATCACCGCGACCGGCTGAAGATGCTGGCCAAAGGCGCCACGTCGCGCAAGATCGCGGTCGCCGTGCGCCGGACCTATGTCAAAAGTTCGATCATCAAGGCCCTGACCGATACGATTATGGCCAATGCCCCGGAGGTCGGGAACTGACGTGCTTTTCACGAAATGAATGCGCCCGGCGGTTTTTTCTGCCGGGCGCGTTTTGTTTTTCGGATCCTGTTTTTTCGTTCCGGTCTGTGGCGCGTTGCTGCTCCGGTCTGTGGCGCGCCGCTGTTCCGCCCTATGCCGCGTCGTCATCCTCGGTCTGCATCGGTCGCCGTCCCCGTTTGTGCCGTGTCGCCGCTCTCGCCTTGTGCCGTGCCGCTGTTCCGCCCTGTGCCGTGTCGTCATCCTCGGCCTGCATCGGTCGCCGTCCCCGTTTGTGCCCTGTCGCCGCTCCGATTTGCGTCGCATTGTCATCCGCTGTCTGCGTCGTGTCGCCGTTCCGGTTTGCGGATGGCCGCCGCCGGAGAATTCTGCGGACGGTTTGGCGGGGAATCTGTGCGGGCTGCGGGGCTCTTGCGGCCTTTCCCTGCGTTGCGGCGATTCCGGTCGGGTCGCCCGCCCGCTTTTTTGTAGCTCTTAATTTTCAAATCTCATTCTATTTTCGTACCTTTGCAAGGTTATAGACACCTATTGAAGATTTATGGATAAACTGATCGAAACTATCGTAAGTGCGATTGAAGATAAAAAGGGTAAGGATATTGTATCGTTGGACCTCTCAGGTTTCGACGGAGCCATATGCTCCCGGTTCATCGTGTGCAACGCCGATTCCACGACGCAGGTCTGCGCCATTGCCGCAAGCATCGAAGAGAAGGTGCTCGAAACGCTGGGCGAGAAGGTCTGGCGCATCGAAGGCCAGCAGAACGGCGTATGGGTCGCCATGGACTACGTGGACGTCGTGGTGCATATTTTC contains these protein-coding regions:
- a CDS encoding chloride channel protein, producing the protein MNLRADHIYRTFLRLTRRLSNSQIMMLLAVVVGVLAGVGTYLFEMLLYGIKYGLTNWFPVDSAHILFLIYPAVGIILATLFVKYIVRDNISEGVTRVLYAMSSRNSRIAGHNCWTSIVGGATTIGFGGSVGPEAPIVLTGAAIGSNVGRIARLNYKHTTLLLCCGAGAALAAIFKAPITGVVFVLEILMLDITAGSVIPLLIASITATTMAFMLRGFDPILAVTLAPADAFELWQIPLFILLGVCCGLMSWYFTSTNLRVSTLFKKIDKQYKKWIVGGTVLGVLIFIFPPLYGEGYEGFTSLMHGQAEKLFDNSLFYRFSDIDWVVILFVIATMFFKVIAMASTNAAGGVGGTFAPSLFVGAFTGASIALLCSAFFDWDVSIVSFTLVGMAGVMSGVMKAPLTSIFLIAELSNGYGLFIPLMITACISFAVDYYLDPDSIYTKQLRLRGELLTHDKDQSVFVFLKLDELMETDFLRIRENFTLGDIVHIISTARRNIFPVIDNFGHLLGIIQLDDLREDMFKREKYGHPISDYMIQPPDKILEHEAIQSVVQKFEDKHTWMLPVVDKQNRYMGFISKSRILNAYREQLVKIQQ
- the trpS gene encoding tryptophan--tRNA ligase → MGKIILTGDRPTGRLHLGHYVGSLRRRVELQESGEFERIFIMIADAQALTDNADNPEKVRQNIIEVALDYLSVGLDPNKSTLFIQSQIPELCELAFYYMNLVTVQRLQRNPTVKAEIQLRGFAENNTEGDTQQRQGIPVGFFTYPISQAADITAFKATTVPAGEDQEPMIEQTREIVHKFNTVYGPALVEPEILLPENAVCMRLPGTDGKAKMSKSLCNCIYLSDSADEIKKKVMGMYTDPDHLRVEDPGKVEGNMVFTYLDAFSRPEHFPKYLPDYPSLEELKAHYRRGGLGDVKVKKFLIAVLNEMLEPFRERRKYYEGRIGEVYEILRAGSEAAREVAAATLADVKRAMKIDYFDDKELIASQAEHFAHKE
- a CDS encoding hydrogen peroxide-inducible genes activator is translated as MTIIQLEYLLAVANCGSFSLAAEHCFVTQPSLSMQVKALEEELGVVLLDRSKKPVIPTEAGDVVLERARETLRAYNNIRESVAELKGETSGKLRLGVIPTIAPYLLHKFILAFVRDYPKVELEISEMITSDIVEALKRDRIDAALVASGTCGEGILEQELFNDRFFAYVSPENALYERSNIRIEDIDLRDLVILSAGNCMRDQIIELCQAKRDMPSHYSFESGSLDTLMRIVDCTSCLTIIPEMAVEYIPADHRDRLKMLAKGATSRKIAVAVRRTYVKSSIIKALTDTIMANAPEVGN
- the rsfS gene encoding ribosome silencing factor; the encoded protein is MDKLIETIVSAIEDKKGKDIVSLDLSGFDGAICSRFIVCNADSTTQVCAIAASIEEKVLETLGEKVWRIEGQQNGVWVAMDYVDVVVHIFQTELRSFYKLEELWADAPMTKYEYEE